In Anopheles gambiae chromosome 2, idAnoGambNW_F1_1, whole genome shotgun sequence, a single window of DNA contains:
- the LOC133391417 gene encoding uncharacterized protein LOC133391417 isoform X1: protein MSNVRVDEENLILLVQEHRYLWDLRDPEYKNNTLKKNAWDSIAQQLHTTDMVAKNKWRNLRDTFARKLAEINQPSGSGYKHVRWKFYEQMSFLKDMLASRHRVGNLESSWQDESIEYLEESDDLLEHLDPANKQRATENNRKRKQDDRVLQDIVNVEKERNELLKQRQQKSSNYHVMMSVVTLLDSLPDLNDQLDASEEILEFAYQVIKSKRRKRTNEENQKKFSLSENTTVYMLIPIVSLNRQHSTMLSVLVCVVYSKRRLL from the exons ATGTCGAACGTGCGAGTGGACGaagaaaatttgattttgttggtGCAAGAGCACCGTTATTTATGGGACCTCCGGGATCCGGagtacaaaaacaacacccttaaaaaaaatgcgtGGGACTCCATAGCCCAGCAGCTCCACACAACCG aTATGGTGGCCAAAAATAAATGGCGAAACTTGCGGGACACATTCGCCCGCAAACTAGCTGAAATAAATCAGCCATCTGGGTCGGGATACAAGCATGTCCGATGGAAGTTTTACGAGCAGATGAGCTTCCTCAAAGACATGCTTGCGTCCCGACACAGAGTTGGGAATCTAGAGTCATCTTGGCaag ATGAAAGTATCGAATATTTGGAAGAGAGCGATGATCTTCTAGAGCATTTGGACCCGGCAAATAAACAGAGAGCAACAGAAAACAACAGAAAGCGGAAACAGGATGATCGAGTGCTGCAGGACATAGTTAATGTGGAGAAGGAGCGCAACGAACTTTTGAAacaaagacaacaaaaaagctccaactACCACGTAATGATGAGTGTTGTTACACTCCTTGATTCTTTACCCGATCTAAATGATCAGTTGGATGCAAGTGAGGAGATATTAGAATTTGCTTACCAAGTAATTAAatcaaagcgaagaaaaagaacaaacgaagaaaaccaaaaaaaatttaGCTTGAGTGAGAACACAACTGTCTACATGTTGATACCAATCGTCTCGTTGAATAGACAACACAGTACCATGCTGAGCGTGTTAGTCTGTGTTGTCTATTCAAAGAGACGATTGTTATAA
- the LOC133391417 gene encoding uncharacterized protein LOC133391417 isoform X2, whose product MSNVRVDEENLILLVQEHRYLWDLRDPEYKNNTLKKNAWDSIAQQLHTTVYDFID is encoded by the exons ATGTCGAACGTGCGAGTGGACGaagaaaatttgattttgttggtGCAAGAGCACCGTTATTTATGGGACCTCCGGGATCCGGagtacaaaaacaacacccttaaaaaaaatgcgtGGGACTCCATAGCCCAGCAGCTCCACACAACCG tTTACGATTTCATTGACTGA